The Malus domestica chromosome 17, GDT2T_hap1 genome contains the following window.
ttttgcaacgcatcgggatccaacgtgccccggacgaggtatcccgaagtaggacaagggcagacgaacctttccagcagcatcccagcaagcagccattcgaccagccacgagctgaacgttcaggcagtgtacattcccgattgggcccccgagatagcgtatactcccgtttTAGCGCGCGGATGAGCGTGTACTCTCGACTAAGCcaacggatgagcatacattcacggttggggtcacacttcgatagtcaacatgagcaaccttccagacaaattgttcattcgcggctaagcccacaaggagcatcatccacctcacatcagaataggcagcacgacggacggagagaagcagtcactcaatccagctcaagttcaaccagcagcctgcgaagaactcgctcgcctgctaggaatgcaccatatgcactgcatctgcggcatagacgagtcaaacacatggaagagcagcctagaccagcaagtcatggctgggggcagccgagagctgcactaccccaacaaaggcaaattcaggaagaagtagagagactcttgaccaagcgattgcatgatttccaacgcaatgaggtcaccgacgaggcactacgacggaacatgaccaacataagcaggtcacccttcacggacgagatcgagcaggcagagcctccacgagagttcagcatgccacatttcacatctttcaaaggggatgaagacccggagagacacttaaagcgctaccgaagcgcgatgatcctttatcgaaacaacgatgagctcatgtgcaagatattcgccaccactctacaaggcgaggcgcaagattggttctacaccttgccgccacaatccatccgggatttctacgaactttctttggttttcaccaaagaatattcatcctatcgctcgatcaaaaagaagtctgatcatttgttcaacgtcaagaagaacccaaaggaggcgcttcgcgactatgtgaggaggttcaaagtagagaaggcaaaaatagtcggatgcaacgactcgatagctagagcagccttccaaaaaggacttccagcaaaccacccgctattcggaaaattgatcatgaaagaagatctaactctggcagactcttttgctttggcggagaagtatgcactttgggatgaggctcgccaatgcacattcaaggacttgaagaagtacccgacatcacctccctagaagcagcggaggacttattcacatgtttgacgttatctaaagtagcaataagctctaccatcatgcgagaagataTGGGGGCctgactacctgtattccacagttacctgtagtctacagttcaaaagctctcctcgatgttattaaaaattcaaaagttaactttggcgatagttgttgcaacctaGAAGCACAaattttactttcaaacgcatgcaatcatcctaatgacgtactattctgcccaatccagacgcgcgacgataaaggcgtagaccctggcggatgtaaagttttctgacgaacgcaacactggAAAGACACACttgaaagcaagttttgtcctcgtcaccctgaaagattctacataggagcaacatgtaccggcagttgagtaccatttcttgctgcgcatcatacggccctagccgacccttgctcaatgattcaactctagagtggcccaataccggcagttgagcatctcctgttgcgtatgacatggccccatctccacagctccctactgcgccttcacgccgagcctaggtgacgcaacagagcggctcaacgatgcctcagaagtagccgagcacactctagctgcgcatactccacccgatggagacttctggcatttgcatgtcgacggcgcagaaaaaccttcatcactgccggcagagaaggctccaaaaagatggatcccatctgggaaggtccgtacaagatcagcagagtagggggctagagtaattacaccctcaccaccatgaagcggtaaaaagattgaaaaaaaaatggatggcctacaatctgaagaagtaccatgtgtgacctcccgctacatcaaaacccgaaaactcaataagctcgacgggcaccacctcacaagctgaggattatccagttgttatgcagttcctaccttacagctaaagttctcgttcgtttcactcgtttttcaatgaggaatttagaagtaatcacaacttggcttggctgcatgcttacaacaattaatcactcttgcacttcaaaagaagactgcacccttcttagggactcatcgcaggaattgcgccccccgagggaccaaccatgctctccagtgtgagagggtaaaccaattctccgacacccatatgggtcagctctccaagacgggaggataaactttacactccgaatatccagacgtggatgagcctggctgccctagtataactagatgcacgatggcttgcgccgggattcctagaagtagccgcaatggtctttttcaaggtttagctaactgaaggattttgggtctcttggcctaatccgtggggaaccgggccctagagacggagagggcacattacgcagtatatccgatggacggctgccctggaatcctaaagctgctaccgagtgcactaaggtagcctacggattccggaagactgcctacggcttgcccttcgagcagtgaagccgcactagacttatacaaccgcacattcttgtgaaaggttagacaagctagcgcgcatatatgaagttttatccactgccgacatgctacgtagtcgataagcttcacccctgccaagcgcggaacaacctacaccaagtcctaaagtgttgtgatacttgctacgcaacctacggaattgaagaaagtcaaagttaacagcctagtggttacgcggacttgtctgcttctgtaagtaaggcatccggctgccaaccctatggctaacaactttgcaaagttctacaccaacacctacggctgcataggctacgcgagtttgtctgcttataaaaaagtagcatgcctgccactggtctatcaagtctaaatgttagggcatgaacaaaagaagtgaagatgaagaaaaacgaaggaaaacatgtttataaacaactagcaaaggttgaaggagttcaagcaaaacaaaagctacaaggaaaaacaaagaaaatcctaaaggctacctaaaatactacactacagcagcttggacattccacgactactcggtcgccacaccttcaacagccgtaacgctcttagcagcggcatcatccggcgcttcacccccggctgccccagtctgggcactaacttctccaactacttcaccaatggaagccttaaaagtaaaagcaagcaagtcttccggagaaatagagaagctcatccactttcttcttagcataagtagcgaaacgaagctcataaattgcaagcttaagatcttgaatctgaggcgaatcaatctcagcagcaaagggagcaggctttggcgccactttagcagcagagtccaccttaccacttttcataatagcaagtctctacaaaggtgaaccggacttggctcccaaagaacgtcctacagacttcggcactgggggcatgataaaacctttacgctgagtaatcttatccacaattgtactagccattctcaacatggaagacgccacatgctcagatctagcagccttacatttcttcccattggaaaatcatgtcaatcacatacctctcggtagcaagcggaccctcatgagcagcagaagaagtcttcagttttttcttaactggcatctcatgagcaggcggggaagatctcttctttccatcttcattcatagtaagctccacgacagcgatcagacgagccaatgcatccgccttgatcctctttacctcttctttctggagcagcccacctttctttcggcaaagaggactaagcagccaacgacattcatggtactcagcaggggagctcaacccagcattccaacaggcaggaggcctgcatgcccaacattccagcagcccatgagacccgcaatctccttatttctctcaatcaccagcctagcccgagtcaggtccaagagcccaaaggacatgagccatgcggctcgcctagcactgcgccccagcgccacaatccgcgaCCCTAGTTGCACAAGCTGCCttttggctcaagccaagccaagctgcccaagcagtggtccctgccacaacatctcctcggcccatgccgagccaactcctggcccctgccagccgatgtgccgcaccaccccgacggctgccccgcaatagcactatccaagaataaggcaagaaaaattaaatttttcttacatcggtgcggcacgaagaagacgaagaaagcaacgaaagacggtcctttgcacgggcaagatgtagaagattgctagaggagggggaacaaatatcctctaagctatctctctcttgtagggtagaataaatcgctctccaaagttgatttaataacccacttaaggtggacttaaataggctttgagagaaatttatttccctttcctagaaggatctaatttcctattaaagagagaatcaacatcaaaataggaagcagtcttaagtttcctaaagcaagaagatctctacacctgctgcccttttttgcgagcagcccaacaggtgtgggggcatttgtggagccaaaaatattcactaggcgacacgtggacttttggacaaaagaggacaaaaataccctcgaggcatactgggtttcctacacgcgagcagtagagaatcattttttcaaccaagtcaaaagtgcccaaaatatgtatcaacttaaaacctaatttattcatatatttcccatttcattatttagctaatcaattagctaaataatatacttattcctttcatatttcataaaatcataataattgactaattaagggattaattacctaatcaatcccttaattgtcaatttgaaacatccactcaaacctaaaaacacaagagggccggctatcccattgaaaaacctaatccattaccttttttctaccttttcccaccatttcttcctttttattagccaattatacaaaaaaccaccaaaacattcattttatgtttaatagccaaataaattggctaattaaacctaaaaaccctagccacctcctatccctataaatatactcccattctcaccaaaaagctaattccaacactttggcaaaaatcccaaaattctctaaacactctttctctctaaattctaactttggcatcggaggttcttcggccaaagcccccccccattcatcgtgggcgcgtgaggctcttggccttaacctaaggtgttaattgttttgtaggtgcaaaatcgtccaagatcgaggaggaagaaatttgcatccacattccCGGCCAGCGGTTTGTTGTTTCTCAAGTCCATATGCGAACATTATTATATGGAAAAATTTATTCCATATTTTAGACTGCTAAGATAACAGCGATTGCATACAATGAAATCACAATTATAAAGAAATTGAAAGTTGTAATCAAGATATTGCGGTTTACTCTGCTATAGGTATGAACAATTGCGAGACAGATCAGCAAGAAAGTGATGCCAAGCAATTGAAGTTTATTCCTTTCAATGTAATTGTGACAGAGAAGCCAATCAATGAGATATACTGTGAGCTAAATGTATCTGGCAGGATTCtagaattgaataaaaaaatagagtaaattgtacaaatggtccctcaactttaatcaaattggagcaatggtccctcaactaaaaattcattacttttgatccctcaacttatcaaaacgtgcagctatggtccctcaactaaaaatccattaccattggtccatGAACTTTAATTTAAGTGGAGAAatagtcctttaactttaacccaattgtagcaatggtcattccaatataactcgttttgacaagttttttgacatagttgacgaaaataaccataattatacactttgatAAGTTAAggaaccctaattatataaatggtcattccaacatagcttattttgacaaaattgatgaaaatgactatagctacccattttgataagttgagggaccaatggtaatggatttttagttgagggacaatttctccaatttaattaaaattgagggaccattggTACAATTTACTCAAAAAAATAAGGTATCGTAGTGTGTATCAATTTGAATTAACTAATAAAATACGGCTAGGGAAACTCGTGATCCGGTCGTCATCGACTCATTGACTTTAACAGCTAGAGAAGAAACGCGTGATCTACTCGTCATTGACTCATTACTTCCTTTGTAGCTCAGTGTGAAGATCAGTGTGAAGATCAATCGAGTGTTTCAGTTCTTACATTACTCTTAGATACTCGATCGATTAATGGCTGCTGCTGCAACTTCTTCGTCCTCTGGCTCTCCTTGGAAATACGACGTGTTCCTCAATTTCAGAGGGGAAGACACTCGCAGGTGCTTCGTCAGCCACCTCTACAAAGCCCTGaatcagaaagcaatcaacACCTTCATTGATGCCGAAGGGCTCCGAAAGGGCAACGACCTTTCGCAGCTACTGACGGCGATCCAAGATTCGCGCGTTTCAATCGTGGTTTTTTCTCAAAATTATGCTTCTTCCACATGGTGCTTGAAGGAGCTCGTCCAAATACTGGATTGTATGGATCGAAAGAACCAGATAGTGGTGCCCCTTTTTTACGATGTGGATCCTTCTCATGTCCGCAAAGCAGAGAGCAGCTTTGCGGAAGCTTTTGCCAAGCATGAAGGCCATTCTAACGCCGACATGGAAGAGGTGCGGAGCTGGAGGTCCGCTCTTACTCGAGCCACCAATTTATCCGGCTGGGATTCGAAAAATTACGAGTAATTTTTAGCTATAGTAGTTTcataatttgggatttttttttcttttaacgtTTCGTTTTAATTCTTTGTCATGTTTTCCTAGCAAATGTATGACTATGTATACGGTTTGCACTTGCACTTGATCTTACTCTTACAATAATGTTTTTCTTATTCCACAGGGATGATGCCATGCTCATTGAGGAAATTGTAGAAGATATTTTTCAGAAATTGATCCGCACCTCATCAAGTAAAGACGATGACTTGGTTGAAATGGATTCCCGCATGCATGAAATGGAGTTGCTAGTACAACCCTCTCCTGAAATGGACGACGTTCGTGTTGTTGGAATATGGGGTATGGGTGGTATTGGCAAAACAACCATAGCTAGAGCTGTTTATGAGAAAATTGCTTGTCAATTTGAAGCTTGTTGCTTTCTTGACAATGTCAAGGAAGAGTTCACTTGTGGTGCCGTACATATGCAGGAAAAGTTTCTCTCTAGAATCTTGAATGAAAAGGTGCAGAGTTTAGGCACATTAGATCGAGGTTAcagaatgattttgaaaaggtTACAGATGAAAAAGGTTTTGATTGTTCTTGATGATGTTGACGACTTATTTCAAATTGAAACCTTACTTGGAAAGCAACATTCATTTGGTGGTGGGAGTAGAATCATTCTCACCACTAGAGATAAGCTAGTACTAAGTCGAGCTGATACAATCTACAGCCCCAAGGTTCTAAGTGGTGATGGAGCTTTGGAACTCTTTAGCCAGTATGCCTTTAGAACAAAGCAACCCAAAAGAGACTATGACCATCTCTCAAGCCGTGCTGTACGATATGCTCAAGGTCTCCCTTTAGCACTTAAAGTCTTGGGGGCTTTTCTTTATAATAAATCTGTGCAGGAGTGGGAGGAGATGCTagagaaattaaagaaaatcccGCAAAGGGGAATTCATGATGTGTTAAGAACAAGCTTCGATGGACTAGATGATTCTGAGAAGAACATATTTCTGGATATTGCATGTTTCTTTAAAGGAGCGGAAAAAGACAACGCAACAAAGGTTCTGGACAGTTGTGGCTTTTATCCCCATACTGGGCTAAGAGTTCTAATTGATCGAGCTCTTATAACTGTCTCACGGGAAACACTGAAGATGCATGATTTACTAGAGGAAATGGGTCGGGAAATCGTCCGCCAAGAATCTATTAAAGAGCCTGGGAAACGCAGTAGGTTGTGGAATTATGAAGATGTTCATCATGTGCTAACTCAAAATACGGTGCGATATGTTCATGACCTTCTTTTTCATATGTAAATCTTTAGAGTAAACAACTTTAACTTTGATCAAAATGCAATTCATAGAAACATGCATTAACTTTATAATGTTAAATAAGATTCAGGATATCTACAGTCACATAATTTGAACTATTTGTTATCCAGGCTACGGAAGCTGTTGAAAGCATAATCCTTGACCTTTCATTCTCAAAACCAAAAGTGGTATACTTCAGTTCCGAAGCTTTTGTTAAAATGACGAAATTAAGATTGCTCAAAATCCACGGCGACAATGGATATTCATGTGAGAATTTAAGGTTTGTTCTGCATGAGTTAAGAAGTCTCATATGGAAGCATTTCCCCCTAAAGTCTTTACCGTCCAATTTTATTGCGAAGAATCTTGTTGAGCTTGACATGCAAAATAGTCTCATTGAACATCTTTGGGAAGGAGCCAAGGTAAAAACTTCACTTGCATATATTTcttttaaatggtttaattCTTAGATGCCTTACCATATACCTTGTTTTCCTTGATGTGTTATACCAGCCTctggaaaatttgaaaattatcaACTTAACAAGTTCTCCTCACCTGAAGAAAACTCCTGACTTCACGGAGACGAAAAATCTTGAGAAGGCAGTTTTTCGAAGTTGTACAAGTTTATTTGAGGTTCACCCATCCATTTCATCTCTCAAAAAGCTGGttcttttggatttggaatatTGCATAAATCTTAAGATTTTTCCAAGCAAGATTGTTATGAAATCTCTTAGAACCCTTAAACTTTCATGGTGCGAAAACCTCGATAAGTTTCCCGAAGTTTCAGATGTTATGCAGGATCTATCAGAGCTTTATTTAGATTATACTGAAATTAAAGAACTGCCCTCGTCAATTTGTAATCTTACGAGGCTTGTTACCTTGAATCTAAACGGTTGCAAAAAGTTTAAGAGTCTTCCAAGGCGTATTTCTCACTTGAAATCTCTTAAAAGCCTCCATGCTTCTCAATGCTCAAGTCTTGAGAAGTTTCCAAAAATTTCAGAGGCTATGAATAATCTATCTGAGCTTTATTTGGGTGACACTGCAATTAAGGAGCTGCCTGCTTCTATTTTGAATCTCACCAGTGTTGTTACTTTGAATCTGAATGATTGCAGAGAACTTGAGAGTCTTCCAAGCAGCATTTCTCACATGAAATCTCTTCAATGCCTTGATGTTTCTGGATGCTCAAAGCTTGAGAAGTTTCCAGAAATTTCAGAGGTTATGAAGAAGCTATCTGTGCTTTGTTTGGGTGGCACTGGAATTAAGGAGCTGCCTGCTTCTATTTTAAATCTCACCAGTGTTGTTACTTTGAATCTGAATGATTGCAGAGAACTGGAGAGTCTTCCAAGCAGCATTTCTCACATGAAATCTCTTGAATACCTTGATGTTTCTAGATGCACAAAGCTTGAGAAGTTTCCAGAAATTTCAGAGGTTATGAAAAAGCTATCTGGGCTTTATTTGGGTGGCACTACAATTAAAGAGCTGCCTGCTTCTATTTTAAATCTCACCAGCCTTGTTACTTTGAAGCTGAATGGTTGCAGAGAACTTGAGAGTCTTCCAAGCAGTATTTCTCACATGAAATCTCTTCAATACCTTGATGTTTCTAGATGCTCAAAGCTTGAGAAGTTTCCAGAAATTTCAGAGGTTATGAAGAAGCTATCTGGGCTTTATTTGGGTGGCACTACAATTAAAGAGCTGCCTGCTTCTATTTTAAATCTCACCAGCCTTGTTACTTTGAAGCTAAATGATTGCAGAGAACTTGAGATTCTTCCAAGCAGCATTTCTTACATGAAATCTCTTCAACGCCTTGATGTTTCTGGATGCTCAAAGCTCAAGAAGTTTCCAGAAATTTCGGAGGTTATGATGAAGCTAATTGAGCTTTGTTTGGGTGGCACTGCAATTAAAGAGCTGCCTGCTTCTATTTTAAATCTCACCAGCCTTGTTACTTTGAAGCTAAATGATTGCAGAGAAATTGAGAGTCTTCCAAGCAGCATTTCTCACATGAAATCTCTTGAATACCTTGATGTTTCTGGATGCTCAAAGCTCGAGAAGTTTTCAGAAATTTCAGAGGTTATGAAGAAGCTATCTGTGCTTTGTTTGGGTGGCACTGCAATTAAGGAGCTGCCTGCTTCTATTTTAAATCTCACCAGTCTTGTTACTTTGAATCTGAATGATTGCAGAGAACTGGAGAGTCTTCCAAGCAGCATTTCTCACATGAAATCTCTTGAATACCTTGATGTTTCTAGATGCTCAAAGCTTGAGAAGTTTCCAGAAATTTCAGAGGTTATGAAAAAGCTATTAGGGCTTTATTTGGGTGGCACTACAATTAAAGAGCTGCCTGCTTCTATTTTAAATCTCACCAGTCTTGTTACTTTGAATCTGAATGATTGCAGAGAACTGGAGAGTCTTCCAAACAACATTTCTCACATGAAATCTCTTGAATACCTTGATGTTTCTAGATGCTCAAAGCTTGAGAAGTTTCCAGAAATTTCAGAGGTTATGAAGAAGCTATCTGGGCTTTATTTGGGTGGCACTACAATTAAAGAGCTGCCTGCTTCTATTTTAAATCTCACTAGTCTTGTTACTTTGAAGCTTAATAATTGCAGAGAACTTGAGAGTCTTCCAAGCAGCATTTCTCACATGAAATCTCTTGAATACCTTGATGTTTCTGGATGCTCAAAGCTCAAGAAGTTTCCAGAAATTTCAAAGGTTATGAAGAAGCTATCTGAGTTTTATTTTGGTGGCACTGCAATTATGGAACTGCCTGCATCACTTTAAATTCTCACCAGTCTTGTTACCTTGAAGCTGAATGACTGTAGAGAACTTGAGTTTTCCAAGCAGCATTTCTCACTTGAAATCCCTTAAAATACATTGATGTTTTAGGATGCTCAAATCTTGAGAAGTTTTCAGAAGTTTTCAGAAATTTCAGGATGCTCAAATCTCAAGATTCTGCCAAGCAGCATCTGTCGACTCTAGTCCCTTAGATATGTTTGTCTTTCTGGTTGCATAAGGTTTGAGGTATTTCCAAGTATTGAAGAAATTATGGAAGGATTAAGAGAGCTTCACTTGGATGGAACATCTATTAAAGAACTTTCCCTGTCAATTGAATATCTTCAAGGGCTGGTGTTATTAAATCTGAGAAACTGCAAAAACCTTGTTCATCTTCCAGACAATATCTGTAATTTGGGATGCCTGAGAGATCTCAATCTCTGCGGGTGCTCAAACCTTTTTAAGTTGGCTGTGAACTTGGAGAAGATAGAATCCTTGTGGGACGCTGGAGTAGAAATTGTTGAGCACAGGGATTCTATTCTATTCTTTTAACTTGTGAattgtaatatataatatacataCTCCCAATCCCTGTTTTACTTTTGGACACGCTTCAGATGTTTTACGCAGCGAATATAGAGAAATGTGGGCACTGTTTTCACAATGTTCTCTGTTCTTCTTGGTGTGCTCTGCTTCCATGATGTGTCTTGAATTTCTTGGAATAGAGGACTGTCGTGCTCATAAATTCTTCTGGAGAAAATAATTACTATACAGAAGCAATATCTCAAATTGGAAGCTTGCAGGAAACTGCAATCGATACAAGAGCTTTCACCAAGTATAACTTACATGCGCCTGATTTCACATTTT
Protein-coding sequences here:
- the LOC139193660 gene encoding disease resistance protein RPV1-like, translating into MAAAATSSSSGSPWKYDVFLNFRGEDTRRCFVSHLYKALNQKAINTFIDAEGLRKGNDLSQLLTAIQDSRVSIVVFSQNYASSTWCLKELVQILDCMDRKNQIVVPLFYDVDPSHVRKAESSFAEAFAKHEGHSNADMEEVRSWRSALTRATNLSGWDSKNYEDDAMLIEEIVEDIFQKLIRTSSSKDDDLVEMDSRMHEMELLVQPSPEMDDVRVVGIWGMGGIGKTTIARAVYEKIACQFEACCFLDNVKEEFTCGAVHMQEKFLSRILNEKVQSLGTLDRGYRMILKRLQMKKVLIVLDDVDDLFQIETLLGKQHSFGGGSRIILTTRDKLVLSRADTIYSPKVLSGDGALELFSQYAFRTKQPKRDYDHLSSRAVRYAQGLPLALKVLGAFLYNKSVQEWEEMLEKLKKIPQRGIHDVLRTSFDGLDDSEKNIFLDIACFFKGAEKDNATKVLDSCGFYPHTGLRVLIDRALITVSRETLKMHDLLEEMGREIVRQESIKEPGKRSRLWNYEDVHHVLTQNTATEAVESIILDLSFSKPKVVYFSSEAFVKMTKLRLLKIHGDNGYSCENLRFVLHELRSLIWKHFPLKSLPSNFIAKNLVELDMQNSLIEHLWEGAKPLENLKIINLTSSPHLKKTPDFTETKNLEKAVFRSCTSLFEVHPSISSLKKLVLLDLEYCINLKIFPSKIVMKSLRTLKLSWCENLDKFPEVSDVMQDLSELYLDYTEIKELPSSICNLTRLVTLNLNGCKKFKSLPRRISHLKSLKSLHASQCSSLEKFPKISEAMNNLSELYLGDTAIKELPASILNLTSVVTLNLNDCRELESLPSSISHMKSLQCLDVSGCSKLEKFPEISEVMKKLSVLCLGGTGIKELPASILNLTSVVTLNLNDCRELESLPSSISHMKSLEYLDVSRCTKLEKFPEISEVMKKLSGLYLGGTTIKELPASILNLTSLVTLKLNGCRELESLPSSISHMKSLQYLDVSRCSKLEKFPEISEVMKKLSGLYLGGTTIKELPASILNLTSLVTLKLNDCRELEILPSSISYMKSLQRLDVSGCSKLKKFPEISEVMMKLIELCLGGTAIKELPASILNLTSLVTLKLNDCREIESLPSSISHMKSLEYLDVSGCSKLEKFSEISEVMKKLSVLCLGGTAIKELPASILNLTSLVTLNLNDCRELESLPSSISHMKSLEYLDVSRCSKLEKFPEISEVMKKLLGLYLGGTTIKELPASILNLTSLVTLNLNDCRELESLPNNISHMKSLEYLDVSRCSKLEKFPEISEVMKKLSGLYLGGTTIKELPASILNLTSLVTLKLNNCRELESLPSSISHMKSLEYLDVSGCSKLKKFPEISKVMKKLSEFYFGGTAIMELPASL